From the genome of Oscillatoria sp. FACHB-1407, one region includes:
- the efp gene encoding elongation factor P: protein MISSNDFRPGVSIVLEGSVWRVVEFLHVKPGKGAAFVRTKLKNVQNGNVVERTFRAAETVPQATLEKSVMQHTYKEGEDYVFMDMETYEESRLSAAQIGDRVKYLKEGMEANVVRWEDQVLEVELPNSVVLEVTQTDPGVKGDTATGGTKPAIVETGAQVMVPLFISVGERIKIDTRTDTYLGRE, encoded by the coding sequence GTCCCGGTGTCAGCATTGTTTTAGAAGGGTCCGTGTGGCGGGTAGTAGAGTTTCTGCATGTCAAACCGGGCAAAGGGGCTGCCTTTGTGCGGACGAAACTGAAGAACGTGCAGAACGGTAACGTGGTTGAACGTACCTTCCGAGCTGCTGAAACTGTCCCACAGGCGACACTTGAAAAGAGTGTGATGCAGCATACCTACAAGGAAGGCGAGGACTATGTCTTTATGGACATGGAAACCTATGAGGAAAGCCGCCTTTCTGCTGCGCAAATTGGCGATCGCGTCAAATATTTGAAAGAAGGCATGGAAGCCAACGTGGTGCGGTGGGAAGACCAGGTGCTTGAAGTAGAACTGCCCAACTCCGTAGTTTTAGAAGTGACTCAAACCGATCCCGGTGTTAAAGGCGACACGGCAACAGGTGGTACGAAGCCTGCGATCGTTGAAACGGGTGCTCAAGTCATGGTGCCACTGTTTATTTCGGTCGGAGAACGGATTAAAATCGACACTCGTACGGATACTTACCTGGGTCGGGAGTAA
- the accB gene encoding acetyl-CoA carboxylase biotin carboxyl carrier protein, which translates to MELNFDELRELLTLLNQTDVAELMLKSNEFELTLRKGNMAVGDRPGGGVVSQQASLAPPPSLPGAVPAPLPAPAPAPLAAPPPPAPAPAPPPPNAAVNDRLVDIISPMVGTFYRAPAPDEPPFVDTGDRIRPGQTVCIIEAMKLMNELEAEVSGEIVEILLKNGEPVEYGQVLMRVNPS; encoded by the coding sequence GTGGAATTGAATTTTGATGAACTCCGTGAACTGCTGACCCTGCTAAATCAGACAGACGTCGCGGAATTAATGCTAAAAAGCAATGAATTTGAATTGACCCTGCGCAAAGGAAATATGGCGGTGGGCGATCGCCCCGGCGGAGGGGTCGTTTCACAGCAAGCCTCTCTGGCACCCCCTCCAAGTTTGCCTGGTGCTGTGCCCGCTCCTTTGCCTGCGCCCGCCCCAGCCCCCTTGGCAGCACCCCCTCCCCCTGCGCCCGCCCCAGCACCCCCTCCACCCAATGCTGCTGTAAACGATCGTCTGGTTGACATCATTTCGCCCATGGTGGGTACGTTTTATCGTGCTCCTGCCCCGGACGAACCACCGTTTGTGGATACGGGCGATCGCATTCGTCCGGGTCAAACGGTCTGCATCATCGAAGCCATGAAACTGATGAACGAGCTTGAAGCAGAGGTTTCGGGTGAGATTGTAGAGATTTTGCTCAAAAACGGTGAACCCGTTGAATATGGGCAAGTTTTAATGCGCGTGAATCCTAGTTAA
- a CDS encoding GNAT family N-acetyltransferase, protein MLKTERLILRGWESDDFDAFKAIATDPRVMQYIGTGESWSDERIQQFFEANTTSQREAGFSFWAVIDSETQTLIGLCGLFRFDGFNEVEIGWWLTPDYWGKGLAIEAAQAVMAYGFEQLNLPRIVAIAQPENQRSIRVMEKLGMQFEKMTVDRRGIDVVYYAKNNPLSLP, encoded by the coding sequence ATGCTTAAAACCGAACGGCTCATATTGCGAGGTTGGGAATCAGACGATTTTGATGCCTTTAAGGCGATCGCCACTGATCCGCGTGTGATGCAATATATCGGCACGGGTGAATCGTGGTCAGACGAGCGAATCCAGCAATTTTTTGAGGCAAATACGACTTCACAACGAGAAGCTGGGTTTTCGTTTTGGGCAGTGATCGATTCAGAGACTCAAACCCTCATCGGGCTTTGCGGTTTATTCCGCTTTGACGGGTTCAATGAGGTCGAGATTGGGTGGTGGTTAACCCCTGATTATTGGGGTAAAGGGTTGGCAATAGAAGCGGCTCAAGCTGTCATGGCTTATGGATTTGAGCAGCTCAATTTGCCGAGAATTGTGGCGATCGCTCAACCGGAAAATCAACGCTCTATCCGAGTTATGGAAAAACTGGGAATGCAGTTTGAGAAGATGACGGTCGATCGACGTGGCATTGACGTCGTCTACTATGCCAAAAATAATCCTCTGTCCCTTCCCTAA
- a CDS encoding aspartate kinase, whose amino-acid sequence MALIVQKYGGTSVGTVERIQAVAQRVKKTVAEGHSLVVVVSAMGKTTDGLVKLAHEISTHPSRREMDMLLSTGEQVSIALLSMALQELDQPAISLTGAQVGIVTEAHHTRARILSIETERIQRHLQQGEVVVVAGFQGISSTTDLEITTLGRGGSDTSAVALAAALQADACEIYTDVPGILTADPRIVPDAQLMSEITSDEMLELASLGAKVLHPRAVEIARNYGVTLVVRSSWEDAPGTRVVSPIPQARPLEGLELVHPVDAVEFDTDQAKIALLRVPDRPGVAARLFGEIALQNLDVDLIIQSIHEGNTNDIAFTVTQSSLHRAEAVAAAIAPALRNHADPTLGEAEVMVERQIAKVSIAGAGMIGRPGVAAQMFATLAAADVNIQMISTSEVKVSCAIDAADCDRAIAALCKEFEVTSSPANLEKWGDRSQEMAPIVRGAALDLNQARLAIRHVPDRPGMAAQLFRLLAGKGISVDMIIQSQRCRLINGVTTRDIAFTVAQADADAAQTALKEASPELGCSEVTVDRAIAKVSVVGTGMIGRPGVAAKMFEAFAQQQINIQMIATSEIKISCVVAEEEGVRALQAVHAAFGLAGTEQFQVPA is encoded by the coding sequence ATGGCATTGATTGTGCAGAAATATGGGGGCACCTCTGTCGGTACGGTAGAGCGGATTCAGGCGGTTGCCCAGCGGGTTAAGAAAACAGTCGCAGAGGGACATTCTCTGGTGGTGGTGGTGTCCGCCATGGGGAAAACCACTGATGGTTTGGTGAAGCTGGCGCATGAGATTTCGACCCATCCCAGTCGCCGCGAAATGGACATGCTGTTATCAACGGGTGAGCAGGTATCGATCGCCCTTCTCAGCATGGCGTTGCAGGAGCTAGACCAGCCTGCAATTTCCCTCACAGGTGCGCAGGTCGGGATCGTCACCGAAGCCCATCATACCCGTGCCCGAATTTTGAGCATTGAAACTGAGCGGATTCAGCGGCATTTACAACAGGGAGAAGTTGTTGTGGTTGCAGGTTTCCAGGGCATCAGCAGCACGACTGACCTGGAGATCACAACGCTGGGACGGGGTGGCTCGGATACATCAGCCGTAGCACTGGCAGCGGCTCTTCAAGCGGATGCCTGTGAGATTTACACAGATGTTCCTGGCATTTTGACGGCTGATCCCCGGATCGTGCCAGATGCCCAATTGATGAGCGAGATTACCTCAGACGAAATGCTAGAACTGGCAAGCCTGGGAGCCAAGGTACTCCATCCCCGTGCGGTCGAGATTGCCCGAAATTATGGGGTAACTCTAGTGGTGCGATCGAGTTGGGAGGATGCTCCCGGTACGCGGGTTGTGTCTCCGATTCCGCAAGCACGACCTCTGGAAGGGTTGGAACTGGTGCATCCTGTAGACGCGGTTGAGTTTGACACCGATCAGGCAAAAATTGCTCTGCTACGAGTGCCCGATCGCCCCGGTGTGGCAGCGCGATTGTTTGGTGAAATTGCCCTACAAAATTTGGATGTGGATTTGATTATCCAATCCATTCACGAAGGCAACACCAATGACATTGCCTTTACAGTGACCCAATCCTCGTTGCATCGGGCAGAGGCCGTGGCAGCCGCGATCGCCCCTGCTTTGAGAAATCATGCAGATCCAACCCTGGGGGAAGCCGAGGTGATGGTGGAGCGGCAAATAGCAAAGGTCAGCATTGCAGGGGCAGGGATGATCGGTCGTCCGGGTGTGGCGGCACAGATGTTTGCCACACTGGCAGCAGCAGATGTCAATATTCAGATGATCTCAACCTCAGAGGTGAAGGTCAGTTGTGCGATTGATGCAGCGGATTGTGACCGAGCGATCGCAGCTTTGTGCAAAGAATTTGAGGTGACGAGTTCGCCTGCCAACCTGGAAAAATGGGGCGATCGCTCTCAGGAGATGGCTCCCATCGTGCGTGGAGCGGCATTAGATCTAAACCAGGCGCGACTCGCCATTCGCCATGTACCCGACCGCCCCGGCATGGCAGCCCAACTGTTTCGCCTGTTAGCCGGTAAAGGCATTAGCGTTGACATGATTATTCAGTCGCAACGCTGCCGCTTGATCAACGGAGTCACAACCCGTGATATCGCCTTTACGGTAGCTCAAGCCGATGCTGACGCTGCCCAAACCGCGCTTAAAGAAGCCTCACCGGAATTAGGCTGTAGTGAAGTTACGGTCGATCGGGCGATCGCGAAGGTTAGCGTCGTTGGCACAGGCATGATTGGTCGTCCAGGGGTCGCTGCCAAAATGTTTGAGGCATTTGCTCAACAACAAATCAACATTCAAATGATCGCTACTTCGGAGATCAAAATCAGTTGTGTGGTGGCTGAGGAGGAAGGGGTTAGAGCCTTGCAAGCGGTTCATGCCGCGTTTGGCTTAGCCGGAACAGAGCAGTTTCAGGTGCCTGCTTGA
- a CDS encoding YfaP family protein, with protein MFKLSRSPLSFPWVLTSCAVVGVLVGGSHTPARSQEYQGCFVMDSGGQVFDLSSICASDQSSSIPQLGTGDIQVTLQWATTDDLDLAVTDPSGAVVSYSNRQIASGGQLDVDANAACSGVTRSPVENIFWPPGGAPQGQYNIEVNLYLPCGESSGAIPFTLRLLVQGSTQTLRGTVNPQDPTVSFPFSLPR; from the coding sequence ATGTTTAAGCTGTCGCGATCGCCTCTGTCTTTCCCATGGGTTCTTACGTCTTGTGCTGTCGTTGGTGTGCTTGTGGGCGGTAGCCACACTCCGGCGCGATCGCAGGAATATCAAGGCTGTTTTGTGATGGATTCAGGAGGACAGGTGTTTGACCTCTCCAGTATTTGTGCTTCTGACCAAAGCTCAAGCATTCCACAGTTGGGTACGGGTGATATTCAGGTGACATTGCAATGGGCAACAACCGATGATCTAGATTTAGCGGTGACCGATCCGAGTGGTGCCGTGGTCAGTTATTCCAATCGTCAGATTGCCTCTGGTGGGCAACTCGATGTCGATGCAAATGCAGCGTGTAGTGGAGTGACGCGATCGCCTGTTGAGAATATCTTTTGGCCCCCCGGTGGCGCACCTCAAGGTCAATACAATATTGAGGTCAATCTCTATTTGCCGTGTGGAGAATCCTCAGGGGCTATTCCCTTTACCCTGCGATTGTTGGTGCAGGGATCAACCCAAACCTTGAGAGGCACAGTTAACCCTCAAGACCCAACGGTTTCATTTCCGTTTTCGTTGCCGCGATAG
- a CDS encoding SDR family oxidoreductase, producing MISVKDQIVLVTGASSGIGAACARVFAQGGAKLILTARRSERLQQLAQQLEQEFGVAVQAIALDVSDRTQVELTLSALPEAWGAIEILVNNAGLSRGLDNLHEGKIQDWEEMIDTNLKGLLYVSRTVLPGMVSRGRGHVINIGSVAGHQTYPKGNVYCATKAAVRALSEGMKIDLLGTPVRVSSVDPGMVETEFSEVRFHGDAERAAKVYQGLTPLTAEDIADVVFFCATRPAHVNISEVLVMPTDQATPTLAHRRS from the coding sequence ATGATTTCAGTAAAAGATCAAATTGTCTTAGTTACAGGTGCGAGTAGTGGCATTGGCGCGGCATGTGCCAGGGTGTTTGCACAAGGGGGAGCAAAGCTGATTTTGACGGCTCGCCGATCGGAGCGGTTGCAACAGTTGGCACAGCAACTCGAACAAGAGTTTGGGGTAGCGGTTCAGGCGATCGCCCTGGATGTGAGCGATCGCACTCAAGTGGAATTGACTCTCAGTGCGTTACCAGAGGCATGGGGGGCGATCGAGATTCTGGTCAACAATGCCGGGTTGAGTCGGGGATTAGATAACCTTCACGAGGGCAAGATTCAAGATTGGGAAGAGATGATTGACACCAATCTCAAGGGCTTGCTGTACGTCAGCCGAACAGTGTTACCGGGAATGGTCAGTCGAGGACGGGGGCATGTTATCAACATTGGCTCCGTGGCAGGGCACCAAACCTACCCAAAAGGCAACGTTTACTGCGCCACAAAAGCTGCTGTTCGGGCATTATCGGAAGGCATGAAGATCGACTTGCTGGGCACTCCGGTGCGCGTGAGTTCGGTTGACCCAGGGATGGTGGAAACAGAGTTTAGTGAGGTGCGCTTTCACGGAGATGCGGAGCGTGCTGCCAAAGTCTATCAGGGACTCACGCCTTTGACCGCAGAGGATATCGCTGATGTTGTGTTCTTTTGCGCAACTCGCCCAGCCCATGTGAATATCAGTGAGGTGCTAGTCATGCCCACCGATCAGGCGACCCCCACACTGGCGCACCGCCGAAGCTGA
- a CDS encoding cell division protein SepF translates to MSIFQRLWDGFGFGESDESDYEYEYVEEESSEQADWQPGAPNSKPASATNVIGMASRGAGYTEMVVVEPRSFEDIPQVVTALKQRKTVILNLGLLDADSAQRCVDFVAGGAFAMDGHQERIGETIFLFTPGFVQISNYPSSERPLESAPGIPQPTAVPQSAWSIEQTRLVQ, encoded by the coding sequence ATGAGTATCTTTCAGCGTCTATGGGATGGTTTTGGATTTGGTGAGTCAGATGAATCTGATTATGAATACGAGTACGTCGAGGAGGAATCATCGGAGCAAGCTGATTGGCAACCCGGAGCACCAAACTCTAAACCAGCCTCGGCAACCAATGTAATTGGTATGGCGAGTCGTGGTGCAGGTTATACCGAAATGGTTGTAGTAGAGCCTCGCTCATTTGAAGACATTCCCCAGGTTGTAACAGCTCTTAAACAGCGGAAAACGGTCATTCTTAACCTTGGCTTGTTGGATGCGGACTCGGCACAGCGATGTGTTGACTTTGTTGCGGGTGGGGCTTTTGCAATGGATGGGCACCAAGAACGCATTGGGGAAACTATTTTTCTGTTTACTCCGGGGTTTGTGCAAATTAGCAATTACCCTAGCTCAGAGCGTCCCCTGGAGTCTGCTCCTGGAATCCCCCAACCAACTGCTGTTCCTCAATCTGCCTGGTCAATTGAGCAGACTCGTTTGGTGCAATAA
- a CDS encoding universal stress protein — protein MFQRCLICTDFSDGLQRLVNCVSDLAAHGLTQIVFLHVLAMSNEQEVPRLDAAKEKQARDRLSPALDQVPPGVEVKVEVKWGRITDQILAVSKANQTELLVLGMETNTLLGEKLFGSTTMEICQQRAIPTLILRPQLISTYTREELQLRCRHLLRSLLLPYNGSNNSNYLVEQVKQYSQRHPVKALESCLLCWVVDEVSRAKELEGRELKRAEEELVKAKANLETAGITVRSQIRKGNAVVQTLLAPQEEDISAIAISSESIGKLLRWSSPSFAAEILRRSWYPVLYLPENE, from the coding sequence ATGTTTCAACGTTGCCTGATCTGCACCGATTTCTCAGATGGCCTGCAAAGGCTTGTCAATTGTGTCTCTGATTTGGCAGCTCATGGGTTAACACAAATTGTGTTTCTGCATGTGCTTGCGATGTCTAATGAGCAAGAGGTGCCTCGTCTGGATGCTGCAAAAGAGAAGCAAGCTCGCGATCGCCTCTCTCCTGCTCTTGACCAAGTGCCACCAGGCGTGGAGGTCAAAGTTGAAGTCAAATGGGGACGGATTACGGATCAGATCCTGGCAGTCAGCAAAGCCAATCAAACCGAACTGCTGGTGTTGGGTATGGAGACTAACACTCTGTTAGGTGAGAAATTGTTTGGCAGCACCACGATGGAGATTTGCCAGCAGAGGGCAATTCCTACGCTGATTCTGCGTCCGCAACTCATCTCTACTTATACTCGTGAAGAATTGCAATTGCGCTGTCGTCATCTCCTGCGTTCTCTTTTGCTGCCCTACAACGGCAGTAATAATTCCAATTACCTGGTCGAGCAGGTCAAACAATATTCTCAGCGGCATCCTGTCAAAGCACTAGAGTCTTGCTTGCTGTGTTGGGTTGTGGATGAGGTGAGCCGAGCGAAAGAGTTAGAAGGTCGTGAACTGAAGCGAGCTGAGGAAGAATTAGTAAAGGCAAAAGCAAACCTGGAGACAGCAGGAATAACAGTTAGATCCCAAATTCGTAAGGGCAATGCCGTTGTGCAAACCTTGTTAGCCCCTCAGGAAGAGGACATCAGCGCGATCGCCATCTCCTCTGAAAGCATTGGAAAACTGTTGAGATGGTCATCTCCCAGTTTTGCAGCAGAAATTTTGCGGCGAAGCTGGTATCCCGTCCTCTACCTACCTGAGAATGAGTAG
- a CDS encoding NblA/ycf18 family protein, with the protein MDPKAFELSMEQQFEFQRLQYEFQDLDHNQVLNQLMEAAQQLMIKDNLIRDLLKKANL; encoded by the coding sequence ATGGATCCGAAAGCTTTTGAGTTAAGCATGGAACAGCAGTTCGAGTTTCAGCGGCTTCAGTATGAGTTTCAGGATTTAGACCACAACCAGGTCTTGAATCAGTTGATGGAGGCTGCCCAGCAGTTAATGATTAAAGACAACCTCATCCGAGATTTGTTGAAGAAGGCTAATCTCTAG
- a CDS encoding NblA/ycf18 family protein produces MEPTAFELTLEQQFEMRRMQDEVKGLSHEQALNLLVQASRLLMLKDNIIRNLVSNTPIQSLS; encoded by the coding sequence ATGGAACCTACAGCATTTGAACTGACCCTAGAGCAACAGTTTGAGATGCGGCGTATGCAGGATGAAGTCAAAGGGCTGAGCCATGAGCAAGCTCTGAACCTGCTTGTGCAAGCTTCGCGGTTACTCATGCTCAAAGACAACATCATCCGCAATTTGGTCAGCAATACACCTATCCAGTCCCTTAGCTAA
- the rimP gene encoding ribosome maturation factor RimP, with protein sequence MTHPLIPQILDLAGPVAENLGLEVVGAVFHTHQNPPVLRVDIRNPQQDTGLDDCERMSHALETTLDATNLIPDAYVLEISSPGIDRVLTSDREFISFKGFSVTITADEPFHGQKAWTGQLIRRDEEAVHLNQKGRAIAIPRQIIRAVQLSGSPRGGTA encoded by the coding sequence ATGACTCATCCATTGATTCCTCAAATACTTGATTTAGCTGGGCCCGTGGCAGAAAACCTAGGTCTAGAGGTCGTTGGGGCAGTATTCCATACCCATCAAAATCCGCCCGTATTGCGGGTAGATATCCGCAACCCTCAACAAGACACAGGGTTAGATGATTGTGAACGTATGAGTCACGCTTTGGAGACGACCCTGGATGCCACTAACCTGATTCCAGATGCTTATGTGCTCGAAATCTCTAGCCCTGGAATCGATCGAGTGCTGACAAGCGATCGCGAATTTATCTCTTTTAAGGGGTTCTCTGTCACGATAACTGCCGATGAGCCTTTTCACGGGCAAAAGGCATGGACAGGGCAACTCATTCGTCGCGATGAAGAGGCAGTTCACCTTAATCAAAAGGGTCGAGCGATCGCCATTCCACGGCAAATTATTCGCGCTGTGCAATTGAGCGGCTCCCCTAGAGGTGGAACGGCTTAG
- the nusA gene encoding transcription termination factor NusA, with translation MSMVTLPGLQDMIDSISRERNLPKHAVQAALREALLKGYERYRRTNRPDINSFDEDYFSNFEVELDVEDEGFRVLATKTIVESVTNPDHQIALEEVQEVAAEAQLGDTVVLDVTPDQGEFGRMAAIQTKQVLAQKLRDQQRKLVQEEFQELEGTVLQARVLRFERQSVIMAVNSGFGQPEVEAELLKRDQLPNDNYRANATFKVFLKKVSEGSHRGPQLLVSRADAGLVVDLFASEVPEIEDEVVRIVAVAREANPPSRSVGPRTKIAVDTLERDVDPVGACIGARGSRIQVVVNELRGEKIDVIRWSPDPATYISNALSPARVDEVRLVNPEERQAHVLVAEDQLSLAIGKEGQNVRLAARLTGWKIDIKDSAKYDYEAENRKIAALAEEQRLAREAAAQAEEEYDEEYEDELDQEFEEEFDDEDTTDAPNPDEVAVADGFGAEISDALKRPE, from the coding sequence ATGTCCATGGTCACTCTACCCGGACTGCAAGACATGATTGACAGCATTAGCCGTGAACGCAATCTTCCTAAACATGCAGTTCAGGCGGCATTGCGTGAGGCTCTGCTTAAAGGGTATGAACGCTATCGCCGCACCAATCGTCCTGACATCAATAGCTTTGATGAAGACTACTTCAGCAACTTTGAAGTTGAGCTAGATGTCGAGGATGAAGGGTTTCGAGTGCTTGCAACCAAAACCATCGTAGAAAGTGTAACCAACCCTGACCATCAAATTGCTCTCGAAGAAGTTCAGGAGGTAGCAGCCGAGGCTCAACTGGGAGATACCGTGGTTCTGGATGTTACCCCCGATCAGGGCGAATTTGGACGAATGGCTGCCATTCAAACCAAACAGGTTCTGGCGCAAAAGCTGCGCGATCAACAACGCAAGCTTGTTCAAGAAGAATTCCAAGAGTTGGAAGGCACGGTGTTGCAAGCTAGAGTGCTGCGGTTCGAGCGGCAGTCGGTGATTATGGCAGTTAATAGCGGCTTTGGTCAGCCTGAGGTTGAAGCTGAGCTATTAAAGCGGGATCAGTTGCCCAACGACAACTATCGCGCCAATGCCACTTTTAAAGTGTTCCTGAAAAAAGTGTCTGAAGGGTCTCATCGCGGTCCACAACTGTTGGTTTCTAGAGCAGATGCAGGTTTGGTAGTAGACCTATTTGCCAGTGAAGTGCCTGAGATTGAGGATGAGGTCGTGCGGATTGTCGCAGTGGCACGGGAAGCAAATCCCCCGTCTCGATCGGTTGGTCCTCGTACCAAAATTGCTGTCGATACCCTGGAGCGAGATGTTGATCCAGTTGGGGCTTGCATCGGCGCACGGGGATCGAGAATTCAGGTAGTTGTGAATGAACTACGTGGCGAGAAAATTGATGTGATCCGTTGGTCACCCGACCCTGCAACTTATATTTCCAATGCTCTGAGTCCAGCCCGTGTTGATGAGGTGCGTCTAGTCAACCCTGAGGAGCGGCAAGCTCACGTGTTGGTTGCCGAAGATCAACTCAGTCTGGCGATCGGCAAAGAGGGACAAAACGTTCGTCTGGCGGCACGATTAACCGGATGGAAAATTGATATCAAGGATTCGGCTAAATACGACTACGAAGCTGAGAACCGGAAAATTGCTGCTTTGGCGGAAGAACAACGATTGGCACGAGAAGCTGCCGCTCAAGCCGAAGAGGAGTATGATGAAGAATATGAGGATGAACTTGATCAGGAATTTGAAGAAGAATTTGATGACGAGGACACAACAGATGCCCCAAATCCCGATGAAGTAGCTGTTGCAGATGGATTTGGCGCAGAGATCAGCGATGCACTCAAGCGACCGGAATAA
- a CDS encoding YlxR family protein, whose protein sequence is MEINYRRCVSCRRVALKSEFWRVVKTYPSSSICLDSGMGRSAYLCPQASCLQSAQKKDRLGRSLKATVPESIYQILWQRLSGVATIEKAGLK, encoded by the coding sequence GTGGAAATTAATTATCGCCGTTGTGTCAGTTGCCGCAGGGTAGCTCTAAAATCCGAGTTTTGGCGAGTTGTCAAGACATATCCCAGTAGCAGCATTTGCCTGGATTCAGGAATGGGTCGCTCTGCTTACCTCTGCCCACAAGCTAGTTGTCTCCAATCCGCTCAAAAAAAAGACCGATTGGGGCGATCGCTCAAAGCAACGGTTCCGGAATCGATTTACCAAATACTGTGGCAACGATTATCAGGAGTCGCTACGATAGAGAAAGCTGGCTTAAAGTAG